The proteins below are encoded in one region of Polynucleobacter sp. AP-Elch-400A-B2:
- a CDS encoding tripartite tricarboxylate transporter substrate binding protein, producing the protein MIQNKLLNVFIRLPLFFTVVTAILFGTSHTSVAQSDYPNKPIRFIVPFPAGGATDNIARPLQNELLNSVKWNVIIDNKPGAGGNIGAEIVSKAVPDGYTWLMASVGTHGINLPLYTQGGGKLPFDPVKDFTPITLVAELPNVLVLNPEFAAKNKINTVNDLIAYARANPGKVNMASSGNGTSIHMAGELFKSMTKTYMVHLPYKGSPPAVTDLMAGNVDIMFDNLPSSINFIRAGRLKALAVTSAKRSPAFPDMPTIAEAANLPGYEATSWFGVVGPANMPADILNKDSAVLMAAINSPAVREKYLAMGAQPVGNTPAQFSVFIKNEIAKWTKVVKDSGAKVD; encoded by the coding sequence ATGATTCAAAACAAACTTTTAAATGTATTTATTCGTTTGCCCCTATTCTTTACAGTTGTGACGGCGATATTGTTTGGCACTAGCCATACATCTGTCGCTCAATCAGATTACCCCAATAAACCAATACGTTTTATCGTTCCCTTTCCTGCTGGCGGGGCAACCGATAACATTGCCCGACCACTCCAAAACGAGCTACTAAATTCCGTAAAGTGGAATGTCATCATTGACAATAAGCCAGGTGCAGGCGGCAATATTGGCGCGGAAATTGTTTCTAAAGCAGTCCCAGATGGCTATACCTGGCTCATGGCATCAGTCGGTACGCATGGTATTAATTTACCGCTCTACACCCAGGGCGGCGGAAAATTACCATTTGATCCGGTTAAGGATTTCACTCCCATTACTTTGGTAGCGGAGTTACCTAACGTCTTAGTTCTCAATCCTGAATTTGCCGCTAAAAATAAAATTAATACCGTGAATGATTTGATTGCCTACGCCAGAGCTAACCCAGGAAAAGTCAACATGGCTTCGAGTGGTAATGGCACCTCCATTCATATGGCGGGGGAGCTATTTAAATCCATGACAAAAACGTATATGGTGCACTTACCCTATAAGGGAAGCCCTCCAGCAGTCACCGATTTAATGGCGGGAAATGTAGACATCATGTTCGACAATCTCCCTTCTTCCATTAACTTTATTCGTGCAGGTCGCTTAAAGGCATTAGCAGTGACTAGCGCCAAACGCTCTCCTGCATTTCCGGATATGCCCACCATTGCTGAGGCAGCAAACTTACCAGGCTATGAAGCAACCTCTTGGTTCGGTGTTGTCGGCCCTGCAAATATGCCAGCAGATATTCTGAATAAAGATAGCGCCGTCTTAATGGCTGCTATTAATAGCCCTGCTGTGAGGGAAAAATATTTAGCAATGGGTGCACAGCCTGTTGGTAATACACCAGCTCAATTCTCAGTCTTCATTAAGAATGAAATTGCAAAGTGGACAAAGGTTGTAAAAGATTCTGGAGCAAAAGTAGATTAA
- the thiD gene encoding bifunctional hydroxymethylpyrimidine kinase/phosphomethylpyrimidine kinase, with product MKISSPSSVQIPKVLTIAGSDSGGGAGIQADLKVITALGGYGMTVITAITAQNTLGVTRIQDIDLDVVEAQIDAVFMDIGVDIVKIGMLASPEIVRTVASALKRHGAKRIVLDPVLRATSGASLGGDDTAQAMIKELFPMASLITPNMEEAGLLLGREIEGANDFKLAAQELLEMGPQAVLLKGGHLDASHTQLTDFLMWRTIEDGLEVVQSKEFKHYRVNTLNTHGTGCSLSSAIATYLADGHDLSHAVAKAISYVEAGLEKGRFLIIGEGPGPLWHMHDFYPTALPEEEGKY from the coding sequence ATGAAAATATCTAGCCCAAGTTCTGTACAGATCCCCAAAGTATTGACCATCGCTGGGTCCGATAGTGGCGGTGGCGCGGGCATTCAGGCCGACCTCAAAGTCATCACAGCCCTGGGTGGATATGGAATGACGGTCATCACGGCTATTACCGCACAGAATACTTTGGGTGTAACTCGTATTCAGGATATTGATCTTGATGTGGTTGAGGCTCAAATCGACGCAGTATTTATGGATATTGGGGTGGATATCGTCAAGATTGGCATGTTGGCCAGCCCAGAAATCGTTCGCACTGTGGCATCAGCCCTCAAGCGCCATGGCGCTAAAAGAATCGTCCTCGATCCCGTACTCAGGGCTACTTCAGGCGCCAGTCTTGGTGGGGACGATACCGCTCAAGCCATGATTAAAGAGCTATTTCCGATGGCAAGCTTAATTACTCCTAATATGGAAGAAGCGGGCTTGCTCTTGGGTCGTGAGATTGAAGGGGCGAATGACTTCAAGCTAGCGGCACAAGAGTTACTCGAGATGGGTCCTCAGGCAGTCTTGCTCAAGGGCGGACATCTGGACGCTAGTCATACTCAGCTAACAGATTTTCTGATGTGGCGAACCATTGAAGATGGTCTTGAAGTAGTTCAATCAAAAGAATTCAAACACTATCGTGTAAATACGCTTAACACCCATGGCACTGGTTGCTCGCTGTCATCAGCAATTGCAACTTATTTAGCAGATGGTCACGATCTATCTCATGCGGTCGCTAAGGCAATTTCTTATGTTGAGGCGGGATTGGAAAAAGGGCGCTTCTTAATTATTGGTGAGGGTCCGGGACCTTTATGGCACATGCATGATTTTTATCCGACTGCATTGCCAGAAGAAGAAGGTAAGTATTAA
- a CDS encoding thiamine phosphate synthase: MSLVRDLADQIVAAHVKDDVCLPIPTYSISSPPPQIDNEHAADHYELAGALASIEMGFIECDAKVLGKAWSRMAHQDGGFNPSKWPSRPEHFDLLPWTRNMNPNAFAECPQRLGLYAVMPDADSVKRAIEAEVPTVQLRLKSDDRRLIRKQIAQSVEAVKGSKSLLFINDFWQEAIEADAYGVHLGQEDLAVADLDAIRSAGLRLGLSTHGYAEMVYSDRFCPSYIAMGAVFATNLKKMATAPQGLGRLYKYAQLMSHYPLVAIGGIDETSIHAVAQSGVGSVAVVRAINGSSDPKAAVKRLQELMKT; the protein is encoded by the coding sequence ATGAGCTTAGTACGCGACCTTGCAGATCAAATTGTTGCAGCCCATGTCAAGGATGATGTGTGCTTACCGATCCCAACGTACAGCATCTCATCCCCCCCACCACAAATTGATAATGAGCACGCAGCGGATCACTATGAGCTAGCAGGCGCACTTGCCTCAATTGAGATGGGCTTTATCGAATGTGATGCCAAAGTATTGGGTAAGGCATGGTCACGCATGGCTCACCAAGATGGTGGCTTTAATCCATCTAAATGGCCCTCAAGGCCGGAGCATTTTGATTTGCTCCCCTGGACACGCAATATGAACCCCAATGCATTTGCGGAGTGTCCTCAGCGCTTGGGTTTATATGCCGTCATGCCCGATGCTGATTCGGTAAAGCGTGCCATTGAGGCTGAAGTGCCAACGGTGCAACTGCGCCTCAAATCAGATGATCGCAGGCTGATCCGCAAGCAGATTGCGCAATCTGTTGAGGCAGTCAAAGGCAGTAAGAGTCTGCTCTTTATTAATGATTTTTGGCAGGAAGCAATTGAAGCCGATGCCTATGGTGTTCATCTGGGGCAAGAAGATTTAGCAGTGGCAGACTTAGATGCAATTCGGTCTGCAGGTCTACGCTTAGGTCTGAGTACCCACGGCTATGCTGAAATGGTTTATTCAGATCGCTTCTGCCCGAGTTATATCGCTATGGGCGCAGTCTTTGCAACCAATCTGAAAAAGATGGCTACTGCACCTCAAGGCTTGGGGCGTTTATACAAGTATGCCCAATTGATGAGTCACTATCCTTTAGTAGCTATTGGCGGCATTGATGAAACTAGTATTCACGCAGTAGCCCAAAGCGGTGTTGGCTCGGTTGCAGTTGTCAGGGCAATCAATGGATCGAGTGATCCAAAGGCAGCTGTGAAGCGACTGCAAGAACTCATGAAAACCTAG
- a CDS encoding thiazole synthase — protein sequence MTAPLPNSLNTADPLVLYGETFASRLLLGSSRYPSPQVLENAVKQSNPGMITVSLRRQGTSTTEAHSGFWDLLKKMAVPVLPNTAGCHSPKEVITTAQMAREVFETNWIKLELIGDDYTLQPDTLRLVATAETLIKDGFKVLPYCTEDLILCQRLVDVGCQAVMPWAAPIGTGQGPLNPYALKLLRDRLKVPLLVDAGLGLPSHACSVMEWGFDGVLLNTAVALADDPVAMAKAFAMSVDAGRTAYLSGAMKAQQSAQASTPLVGTPFWHQS from the coding sequence ATGACTGCCCCATTACCAAACTCTTTAAATACAGCCGATCCATTAGTGCTGTATGGCGAGACTTTTGCTAGTCGCTTATTACTAGGAAGCTCGCGTTACCCTTCTCCACAGGTCTTAGAGAATGCGGTGAAGCAATCTAATCCTGGAATGATTACGGTGAGCCTGCGCAGGCAAGGTACCTCTACAACTGAAGCGCACTCTGGCTTTTGGGATCTCTTAAAGAAAATGGCTGTACCAGTTTTACCAAATACCGCAGGATGTCATAGCCCGAAAGAGGTAATTACTACCGCGCAGATGGCACGTGAAGTATTTGAGACGAATTGGATTAAGTTGGAGCTCATTGGCGATGACTACACTTTGCAACCGGATACTTTACGTTTAGTTGCCACTGCAGAAACTTTGATCAAAGATGGCTTCAAGGTCTTGCCTTATTGCACTGAAGATCTGATTTTGTGCCAACGCTTAGTGGATGTGGGATGCCAGGCGGTGATGCCATGGGCCGCTCCAATTGGTACTGGTCAAGGCCCTTTAAATCCTTATGCATTAAAACTCTTACGTGACCGCTTAAAAGTTCCGCTGCTGGTGGATGCTGGTTTAGGCCTGCCCTCACATGCATGCAGTGTGATGGAGTGGGGCTTTGATGGTGTCTTACTCAATACGGCTGTTGCATTAGCTGATGACCCAGTGGCGATGGCTAAAGCGTTTGCGATGTCAGTCGATGCTGGCCGCACCGCCTACCTCTCTGGTGCCATGAAAGCCCAACAGTCTGCTCAAGCTAGTACGCCTTTAGTTGGCACGCCTTTTTGGCATCAAAGTTAA
- the thiS gene encoding sulfur carrier protein ThiS → MRIMVNQVAKEVPDQCTIDDVLLLIDAKPPFAVAINYEFVPKTRHAEEVLREGDEMEVIAPVTGG, encoded by the coding sequence ATGCGCATAATGGTGAATCAAGTTGCCAAAGAGGTTCCTGATCAGTGCACGATTGATGATGTTCTTCTGCTCATCGATGCAAAACCACCCTTTGCCGTTGCCATCAATTACGAATTTGTTCCCAAGACTAGGCATGCAGAAGAAGTATTGCGTGAAGGCGATGAGATGGAAGTGATTGCACCAGTGACTGGCGGCTAA